The Candidatus Nanosynbacter featherlites region TCATATTTTTTAGCTGAAAAGCCACGAATCTCATCATCATAGAAAGTTAGTCTCAGCGTATCACCAACAGATTTAGGCAAACTAGCGCCAGTACTCTTTGGGTTAACTGGTATAAAATATCCATGCGCAATATATTGCACACGAATATAATGCTCTGGCTCATCAGGACCTTGAAATGGAGGAGTGATGACCGCAAAGCCTAATGCGCCAATTAACCCAATTATAAGGTAGACTTTATGTGGCTGACTACACAACAACACTAACTTTTTCTTGATAGTATCAAGCTTCTCTCGCACCGTATTCATATAGCACTAATTATACACTTATGTTCGCTGTTTTGCTATATGAGTTCACCCTTAGCCAATAGACTAACCGTTATATAAGAAATCTTAATAATAGGGAGGTTTTCTTTATTAAGATCAACGAATTTTTGCCAACTACGAATCGGGTGCAGGGTTCCGTTTTTCAGATGATAGATGGTGCCACCTGGATCACCCACGAATTGCGGCAACTTTGCTTCTTTAGTCAGCATGGCACATGTTTTACTCTGTAGTGAATATGGCTTTTGTGATGGTAGATTTAACTCATATAACTTACCGCCCATACCCAGATAGTTGCGTCCTTCACAGCTGACATACGGAGATAAGACTCGGTTGCTGACTTTATATTTTTCAACCACTTTGTCATCAACTTGACGGATGGCGCCATTAACACCCAAATCAGCAGCTTGATCAAAGTGCGACAGCGGGATGAGAGTATCGTATCCATCAGAGACATACACCGTGCCGTTGGAAGGTGCTTTTACCATCTTGCCTGGTGCAAAAACTACGTTTCCTGAAGGAATTTTTCGAATAGTCTCACCAGACAGCCAAGCGATAGTTGGTCGCTCGGTTTTAGTGATGGCAAATACATCCTCCATAGCAACTATCGGTCGTTTTTGGCGTGATTCCATGACATACACCGTGCCGTTATCTGACGATTTCAGCGTCACGACCTCATCCAGCGCTCCAGTTCCAGGCAAAGAACGGACCGTTTCGTCTGATAGCGCCAACGGACTGACTGGTATATCTTGTGGTTTTGTCACTTTCTTTTTGCCTTGGTTGGTGATTAGGAATGTCTCCCCGGCTGGATTCTTAACATAATCATCCACTGTTTGTTCGGTTTGCGGTAGTTTATTGATGCTTTCCTGTTGTAATACTCCGCCACCAAGTGACTGTAGGGTTTGGTCAACATATTCAGAATGTCTGATGTTGTGTAGTGTTCCGCTGCTGATCAGTTTTTGATGACCAGTATCCCTGTTCCTCACCACAGCCGCCTCTCTGACGATTGGTGCTCCGTATGGTAAATATTGGATAGCTGATTCACCCAGCACATTATATCCTTGATCGTATTGTTGCAAAGCTAATGATTTGTCATCCAAAACTTCACGACGCGTACCGTTTTGAATATAGAATCGTTTACCGCTGGTTGTTTTATAGCCGTGTCCCATGCGCGGACCATGATAGAACTTATTCACTTGCGCCTCAGTAAGTAGCATACTATTACCACAATCCATACCGTATTGCGCCACCATGGCACATGTTGTAAAGGCCAGCCTAATTCCAGAATCATAGAAGTACACGGTGCCGTCAGGTGATCGCATTAACCGGTTTGCCACCTGACCTGTCGGAATCTTATCCAGGTATTCTTGAGACACGAAACCAACACCACCCAGAGGAGATAATGCCGCTAAAATGTCATAGTTTGGAACAGGATATTTAACATTATCAGACACCAGGTAAACTGTTGCGTTGTCATGAGACCTCAGTAATGTACTGTTGACGTGAGTACTTCCAAACCACTCCCTAAACATATAGAAGAAGTTACGATTACCATACGCCCCACAATGTGCCGTGCCAGGATAAGCCGCCAGCGCTGCGTCGTTTGGTACGTATGGCGTATAAATGTACAAACTAGCCGTTGCATAATTCTCAATATACACATCTCGGTAGCCACAGGCGGGATTTGGATTATATAAAATTCTGTTTACTCGACCTGGTCGGTAATTATAGTTTTGGATTTCATTGCGATATTTTCGTAATTGCCAAGCGGCCTTATTCACCTGCTTATAAAAACCGCCTAGTTCTGAACTACAATTAGCAGTATACCCCGGGCCACTGTCAGGACAGGCATATCCCATGGCATATTTGTATTGTGACCGCAGTGGCCACGAGTCGGCAAACAGTGGACCCGCTGACTCTTTTCGTAGCATCACTAATAACACTTGCGGATTTATCTGATATCGCTGGGCAGCATCCCAGATGATCTGACCAGCACTAATACCACCAGGAAAGGCACCGCCCCCACGATCAAAGGAGTTTTCACCGTTGTTTGGATTCTCGTGATAATTCTGTAAACAGACATATGGTGGACCATGCCAGCCACGCTGTGCTGCGTACTGTGCTTTAGTGTTACCGTGCCCAGAAGGGCCAGTGCCCCACGTGTCGCACGCTGGCGTGTGCTGTTCGATGAACCGCTGCACCGCCGCCGCAGAACCCATGGCTCGTGAGTCATAAAAAATCTCATCGTCAATAATTCTACCGGGGTTGAAGCCTGAAGCTCCAGCTCCCTGGGAGATAATAACTGCAAAGGTTACACTCAGTAATAATCCTAATATTTTTTTCATCTATTCAACCACCACCGTCATACCGTCAGCTACGCCTTGAGACCTACCTGACACATATTCAATTGATACAGTCCATTTACCAGCAGCCCCCAATTCATCCCTACTCACACGCATCGTTTCACATGATGTTGAGCTTGGGCCAGGAATTGCTCCGGCTGTCTTTTTGACGACTCGATTACCCAGCGTAAACACATAGGTACACTTACCATCTTGTTCAACAGCGTTTGTCACAAATCCACTAGCCGTAATGGTGTGTTTATCGACTGATTGCTCAACACTGGTCATTAGCACATAGACTGATCGCTTTTTTGTCTGAGGGTCAGTGCTTGGCTGCGGCGTCACGTCAGTGTTTGGCCGAGCCGACTTATTGTCTGGGTTATCCTCGACGTTCTTTGTATCTTTTTTCTCAGTTTTAGTTTTATTTGGGTTTACTCCACGACCTTGATTGTCAACGGTAAAGGCCTTGTCCTGATCTGAGAATGGCAGCCATTTATTATAATAAGCCGCTGCCACATACGAGCCAGCAACAACAATTGCCGCCACCAATGATACGATGATGATTTTCTTGCGTGATAGTTTAGAAGTTTTTTTCTGTTTCATAGTCATTACCCTAGGCTAATGATACAGTAAAAAACCAACTTTTTCAAATTAACCGCTAGCTTTTTGATTTTGCTTCAACGTGCTCCAACGAATATTTATCAATCGCCGTGTGGTCGTCCAATTTCGTCAACACTGCCCGACGTACACCGCGCCATTTTTCTATATTGTAAAAAACATTCAACACCAAATAGAATAGCTTTCTTTTCCGTGAATATTGCTTATCGCGCAAAGTAAACAGCGTGTCGCGAATCCACCCGATGATGACCATTTTAGTTATCTGAGAAATAGTCGGTAGCGGCACGTCAATACCAACACGGCGCAGTCCCATTGTCTCATCAAACATTCGCATTTTATATTCACGCAGCTTGAATTCATTAGAATGCAACACATTACCTCTGGAGGCATAGGCTTTCATATAACCCGCATTGATGACGTCACGGCCAAACAATTGATCTTCGGCATACGGAACATCTTGGTATGGCAATTCACCAGTCAAATAACTGCGACGAGCAGCTGAGTTAACATCAGAATAAAACGCTACTTTATCATAGGTTTCCTGTTTTTTGATAAAAGAATCTTTGTAGAACAATGTTGTTCCAAAATCAGGACCAAAGCCATTGAACACGCCCATGATTTCGCGCTTCAATAACGGAAAAGTAGTTGGTCTTGGGTCTTGTTTTCCCATAACCCCAATGATACGGTCTGACAGTTCAAACGGCTTTGTCATCTCGTACAACCAGTATTTATGAGCGGGTGTAGCATCTTGTGACAGATAGACAACAATATCACCCTTTGCATCGTGAGCGGCAGCTGCCCGCGTCTTACCGTGACCATACTCCTCTTTTGTGATAGTTTTATACCGTAAGTTCGCGTGTTTTTTAGCATATTTCTTAATGATCTTTGGCGTCTTATCTGTTGAGCTTGTGTCATAGATCAACACTTCATAGGTTTTGTCGATTTGTTGCTTAAACACCATTTTCAATAGATCATCCAAATAGTCCTCACCAAAATAGGTCGGGATAAAAACAGTGATGTCGTATTTTTGTGCGTTACTAGCCACCTATCACCTCACGAATCAGAATGCGCTCAACCTTCTTGTATGACTCATCCCATGACAAATCCTTGACGCTTTCTGAAGCTTTTTTGGCATAAGTATTGATATTTTTGATCTCAACAACATTACACAATTCATTAGCCAATTCAATCGGTGAGGCCGGGGCGTAGTGGATGTATTTGTTTTCACCCAAAACCAAGCTGTTGTTCTCGCCTTCGTTCATCACTGGGATACAGCCAGCCGCCAGCAGCTCCAGTGGTAGGAGTGACACATTCGTGAGCGACAACACTAAACATGCTTCAGATTCTTTGTACAAATCAGCCACGTCTTGGTGAGACAAGATGCCGCGGTTGACATATGGAAATGGTATTTGATAATTCGACACATCCCAACCAAAGAATTCGATAGTGTATTCTGGATGTTTTTTGTGGAATTTATCCAGCGCAATCACACCTAGCTCAAAAGCGCGGCGCTCGGTTACCGGACGTGCGTAGAAACAAATCTTCTTTTGCTTATCAGCTTTATCCGCCAAACGATATATATTCATATCAGCACCAAAGTCAAAATAATCCGCCTTCATGCCATATTCGCTGACTTTCTTTGTCAGCCAACGGCCAGCCGTAATGCCGTAAAAATTCATTTTGTACGTATTTTCAGCCAACACTGCCTTTGATCCCAAACCGTAAAAGTACGGTTCAAAATCCTGCACAAAGTAAAATTTGTGTGCTTTAGTGTCGATATTAAATACTGGGTAGGCCGTTTCCCATCCAGTAGCAATCAATGCGTCAGACTCAGTGTATTGTGACACTTTTTTTACGTTGACATCAAAGTTGAAACTCTCTGACAAAATCGCCTTAGCTTCAGCTGGTGATTGTGGGTGGATTCCTTCATAGATGTAAAAAGTTACGTCGTGCCCCTGTTCTTGTAAGAATCGAGCAAAACGAGTGATGGTGTTTTGTCCACCACTTCCTTTTGAAATAGGAGACAATACCCAACCAATTTTCAAAGACTTCTTTTTTGACTTTTTCTTTGGTGTTTTGTACGGGTGATTGATGTAGTCCGCGTTCATGATATCCTCAATTGAGGCCATAACCTCAATTGGCTGCTTGATAGCTGGTGCAGTCTTCTTTGACAGATATATTTGAGTTTTCCTGACAGCTTGGCCTAACCCATTTTGCCTAGTGTAGGTGTAGAATTTGTACAGTTTACTCATGACTTTTTCTCCTTCTTACTTTTCACACTCATCCATGAACCACGTGTCTTCAGTAAACCACCCCTCGGCTTATTTTCTCTCACATAAAACTGACTGATATCCTCTTCTGTCGTGTAGGCAATTGGCTCATACGAATCCTTTTTCTTATCATAAGCAAACAAGGTAGCCGTAATTTCAAAGTCACGGTTATTAAACAAATCCAAAGGCAAGGTGTAGTTATATGTGTATACACCTTTTTTGGTAGAGGTTATCTCAACATTATTGTCGTCAATGAAAAATCCATCGTCAATAACAGAGGTGATACGGTTTGAGGCTTCGTCTAAGATTGAGATACCAAATGAAACCGGTCTGTCCTCTGGAACAAAATATTTCACTTCAACTTCCAGGGTATCTTTTGGTGTTAATACCTTGTTTTCTACTTTTGTTTGAATATATGCAGTATTTTT contains the following coding sequences:
- a CDS encoding glycosyltransferase family A protein, whose amino-acid sequence is MASNAQKYDITVFIPTYFGEDYLDDLLKMVFKQQIDKTYEVLIYDTSSTDKTPKIIKKYAKKHANLRYKTITKEEYGHGKTRAAAAHDAKGDIVVYLSQDATPAHKYWLYEMTKPFELSDRIIGVMGKQDPRPTTFPLLKREIMGVFNGFGPDFGTTLFYKDSFIKKQETYDKVAFYSDVNSAARRSYLTGELPYQDVPYAEDQLFGRDVINAGYMKAYASRGNVLHSNEFKLREYKMRMFDETMGLRRVGIDVPLPTISQITKMVIIGWIRDTLFTLRDKQYSRKRKLFYLVLNVFYNIEKWRGVRRAVLTKLDDHTAIDKYSLEHVEAKSKS
- a CDS encoding glycosyltransferase family 4 protein, translating into MSKLYKFYTYTRQNGLGQAVRKTQIYLSKKTAPAIKQPIEVMASIEDIMNADYINHPYKTPKKKSKKKSLKIGWVLSPISKGSGGQNTITRFARFLQEQGHDVTFYIYEGIHPQSPAEAKAILSESFNFDVNVKKVSQYTESDALIATGWETAYPVFNIDTKAHKFYFVQDFEPYFYGLGSKAVLAENTYKMNFYGITAGRWLTKKVSEYGMKADYFDFGADMNIYRLADKADKQKKICFYARPVTERRAFELGVIALDKFHKKHPEYTIEFFGWDVSNYQIPFPYVNRGILSHQDVADLYKESEACLVLSLTNVSLLPLELLAAGCIPVMNEGENNSLVLGENKYIHYAPASPIELANELCNVVEIKNINTYAKKASESVKDLSWDESYKKVERILIREVIGG